The Carassius gibelio isolate Cgi1373 ecotype wild population from Czech Republic chromosome A1, carGib1.2-hapl.c, whole genome shotgun sequence region GGTGACCTGTGCTTGACCTGTGCTGTTTTGTGAGAGAGAAGTCAGAATTATGCATTGTAGTGATTTTCCTTTTGTTTATgttaaacaaacatatatatatatatatatgaaactatatatatatatatatgtatatatatatatatatatacatatatatatatatatgtgtatatatatatatatatatatatatatatatatatatatatatatatatatatatatatatatatatatatatatatatatatatatatatatatatatatatatatatatattagcagtcTGGTGAAAGGATtccagaaaaaaaactaaaaacatttgttttcactTAAAAGATCATTGAGTTAAAAGGACAATCACAACTATTAATAAGGTCATCATTTCCCATTAAAGAGGTGGTATAAACAAGCTCTTTGTCAGTTTAAAATGTCACCTTCGGATATGTGccaaaataaaaccttgttcatatCTTCATGCTTTGTGTTCACTGAGATATTCTCTGTCTTTTAGTTTGAGATGCTGTAGCCACACTTTAGGCTTGTGCCGTCTGAACATAatgagcagtttttttttaacaaccacTTTGTTTGTCTGTCCGTTGTTTCTCACACGTAATAGAAGAGCGAGAGTTCATTAGAGAATTTGAGATGTCTGATTTGTGAGCAAATTGATCTTTTAAATCACCATTTCAATTAATAGGTTAATGTGGTTCACAAAACTGGTCTCAGTGAGTTTCTTCTCTCATGAACACATCAAGGAAAAGGAATTGTAATTTCCTGACAGGTGTCCTGATTGTTCTTGAGTTTCAAATTAACTTTTGATATAATTCCTTTAAGTCTTACAATAAAGCATTCACAGATTAATATtcttaaatatgaaattttaGATCACAAAATCAATTGATCACCTTATAATTTTTCAGTAACGTTAGTTGCTATTTGAGTTCACATTgtgatgatttcaattaattttattgtaatgtGGTTGGTTTTGTGTAGAGTTTTTCcaaaaacactgagacatttggaatgtgtgtgggataaaagtaaaaagtgtttatagaaggaatgaatgaatgaatgaatggtttgggGAAATTTGACCTAAATCAGTTATagtgtaagtaataataatacaaaaaaaaaaaaaaactagcatttTGATATATGATAATTTTTAGAATCAATGCCATATCATACAATTTGTGAATATTCAAGTATTCACTGGATCACTGGCTGTGGTATTGATCATATAAAATACTGAATCTCTGATCACGAAACTTTACGTGAAAATGGTGGGAAAAGGTTTTCTTCTAATTGCGAGACCACTGATAAATGTTGGATGTGGATTAATGCTTGTGTCTACGGTTGTTTTTTTGAATGTGGTGAAGATCTCAGCAGATCAATTGGAGGTTGTCTCGTTACAGCGAGATCATGAGTGCTATATATACATAGACCTGCTCCCTGGTTAAAGACCAGACACCGTGCTACTGTACGTACGGTTCTCATCTGCATACGCCTAGTCATGCTGGCTGAACACTGGCCAAAAGAGCACTGCAGTTGTCCTGACTTCAAATTACAATGATGGGAATTAGCGTTTTTTTCCTGTTGTTGTTAATCGCAAACCTGCACGATCAggtattttattctttattttttagtgGTTTAATATGAGATTCCAGTATTATATCAATTCTATTGTTTAATTACTAAACTGAAAGTGTTATGCGGTTTTCATTGTCACATTATATTCTCTTCATTGAATAGGTTAATAGCTACTCGCTCTTTGATAGTACTGCTATACATTTTGAGGTAAGTACAGTTATGCTATTTATatgatttaaatatgatttaaatacaaaatataagctGTTATCAcagttgcaaaaaaaataaaaatgataataaaaggtATTTTGGCTCTTGATCTTGCCGAGAACTTCATCTCTCAGCCTCTTCATCATGATACTGTTTCTTCACGTGCTGATGTTGTCTCTTCTCTCCGGTGGTTCAGCCAGAGTTGTGGAGAATTTTGAGAAttttttgcaacaacattttctggACCCCAGTAGAGGTAGATCTGCCAAACTCTTAAGTAATGTTCAttattatgtcacattttatgacACTGGCAAGATTCCCTTGTACCCAGCCTAcaagttattgttattgttacagtTATTGTACAAGTTTGAAGGGTTAAAGAGCTGCACAAGACAAGACAAATGGTACATTGAACCTAAAGTAGGTAAGATACTACTCTAATTCTCATAAAAGTTGTATCAtattattgtttagtttttttgtattgtttttttttttcttgtggtgTGGATGGAGTCATTTCAAATGTATTGCTAACACTAACATATTTGCTGTTTATCCTcttaaaataactcaaataaatattttttaaatgtattattttcctcATATATGTGTGCCACACTTACTGGCATCCTATCATATGTCATaagtttaaagaaaaaataatataggATCTGAAAGCTTTTCAACTTGCACAATATCTCTAGATCCATCAGACATCTGAGTTCCACACATCTCTAGTAAAATGTCATTgattcattcttcaaaataaggGATTCCAGATCATAGAtcatagtgaattggtgggtttttgttaaatgtgagccagaatcatcacaattaaaagaaccaaagacttaaactacttcagtgtgtgtgcattggaatttatttaatacatgagtttcacaatttgagttgaattactgaaataaatgaacttttccacgacattgtaattaattgagaagcacctgtatacatTACAAAGCTGAAAAGCAGAAAGAGCTGTAAAAAGGTGTGGTAGTGAtgaatttgtaatatattttgctGGGATGAAGAACAACAATAGATTTGGAGTGAAAGTGTTTGCTGTACTTCAGCTAAAGTGTCTGTGTCACATATTTCTTTTCTAATGTGAActgtccttaaagggttagttcacccaaaaatctaaattatgtcattaatgactcatgaccctcatgtcgttccaaacccgtaagacctccgtttatcttcggaacacagtttaagatattttagatttagtctgagagctctcagtccctccattgaaactgtgtgtacggtatactgtccatgtccagaaaggtaagaaaaacatcatcaaagtagtccatgtgtcatcagagggtcagttagaataaaaacaaacaataaaaaaagttgtgAAAAGCTGGAGTTCAGTTTATTAGAAGAAATCATTGAAGATTTCATTATAATGGATTGAATTGTAATAGAGTGATGGGCATattgaaattacaaaaaaaatcagcaaactTCAATGAGTTCTGAGTTCTTAAAATGACAAGCGCTAATCTTTTTCTATCCTTTTCACACTTTTATTGACAGAAACAGTGTAAAAAGGACAGTAAATGACAGGATGACAATGGCGAAAGGGCTCCACAATTCATCCCAACGCAAGCACTGCAGCTTCCCAGGCTGCTACAACAACTGCTGTATTTGGCAAAGTTTGATCCGTGGAGTCAAATCTCATTTACACCATTTACACAAATCATGTTTTTCCATtacactgttcattgttttctatttaaactCCATAGACTGATGTGTTTGACCGTTGCACATTCTAAAAACGTGGAACTAAAAATAAAagaacttttaaaaatgtaaaaaaaaaaaaaattcacttccCTCGTCTCAAATTTGTCAAAGCAAAAACATGTTCTCTGTGAACTGTAAATCCTTCCTCCTACAGATTTACCTCAATGGGTGAATAATGAAACTATTGGTTACCTAACCTTGGTTTAAACAGGTCAAAGTGGAGGGTCATAATCTAAAATAAGACACCAACACGACTATAACAACCAGCCATTAAGTAGAATTACAAAGCATACCTTACAGTAAATTACACACAGTGGCCGTACATTTAAACATGACAGGAACACTCAATACATCGATTCATTTAGCAAGGTGATGGTTATTCAGACAGTCTTAGATAATGCTCTAATGAATATATCAACACATTTTATATAAGCCAACATCCCTGATGAACAAATCCGCATATGTAGCTGCTCACCAGCACATGTTGTGCTTTGGATACTGTTCCGTACAAtgaaattctaatatgctggtgtCCCAAACTGGGATTCTTCACTTGCTTAACCAGCAGACTTTCCATGCATAAACCAGACTGGATCAGTATGCAAACTCTGGTCTAAGTTGGTATTTTCAGCAAGGATAGTCTCTGGAAATGTTCTTTATTCTTACACTAACAATTATACAAAACAGTGTGTATGTGATAAAGACGCTCAATGGCCAGGCATATAGCTCTGTAATGTGAGTGTGCTGTTGAGTTTCAGTGTGTGAGTAGAATGTGCCTGTGAGGTCAGGCTGTATGTTGAGTAAGACACAGCAGACCCCAGCATCAGTCCCGCCATATATGATACCGTCATGGTGTTCCctgtaaaaaaatattggagaaaaaaaaacgctaaagaaaaatcacaataaattTTCCATATATCAGTTGATTCTCCTAGACAGAGATGAGATTAAATGGTCTATTGCTTCTCAAACtattctcatttcaaataatacaattataagaAGCCTCCAAAAATTGGCCAACAGTCAGAGAATTAAATATGAACTCACATTTGAGCaacacatttgaaatatattgaaCTCATATATTTGAGCTAAGCTATCCACGTGAATTTGATCTCCATGAATTTTGAAAAATTCTCAGggaactgcaaaataaataagaacATTCTGTTCatccttaaataattttataGTGATAAATCTGATGTTTTAAATCTCAAATCtaaaaatttgtaacttaacagatatttattattacagtaattCGACAACTGCATTTAAATTTTCTTCTCAAAGCACAACTGATAACACTTACAGCCCTAAATCTCCAGAGTAACAGATGTTTTACTTGTGTGTCAGCCATACTCACCTGCCACTTCTCGCTGTTGAAGTGGCACCTTGCCTGCCGCCTGTATCATTGGTACAGAGCCAAGGTATCCATTACTGATTCCCAGCATCAAAGACAGGCAGCAGGGCCAGGCTGGGTGCGCCAGCAGAGGGTGCTGCACGGGCGACACGCACATCACAAACAGAGGCAGAAAGAGGACCCGAAAACATGAACACACCAGCAGCTGCACACCACCCCACTCATATGGACACGCTGCTAAGATCTAAAGAGAGAAATCAAGAGCTTTGAACATttccatttttaaatgttaattcatgctcATAGATGACATCAGACAGCTTTGTTTCACCTTGCCCACAAAGTCTGCCATGTTGAACAGAGCCATGGTGAGAATAGGCAGCCATTCTCCCAGAGTATCATTGCGTAACTCTGACTCCAAaccagggaacagacacagtgtGATGAAATATGTCACCAAAATTGAGAGCATATAGGGCCAGATCATCCGAGCAACAGCACACCTCTGATCCAGCAGCTCTGTAAGAAAGTCATCATGCATTATGTCAAAAGATTCCAGGCCTGAAAATGCAATGTTAATTAGATGTAAAACAACAGGtcaccaaaaataaaattctaatttgctcaccttcaggccaaccaagtgtaaatgtaaataattttatttactcatcagaacagatttggagaaatttaacatggcatcacttgctcaccagtggatcctctgcagtgattgggtgccgtcagaatgagagtccaaacagctgataaacacactGCAACAATACATTAGTAATCCCCACGACTCCATCAATTAATATCTTGAAAAAGTGgattattgtgctgtttttatcagctgtttgcactTCCATTCtgttggcacccattcactgcagagaacccattggtgagcaagtgatgtaatgctacatttctccaaatttgctcagatgaaggaacaaactcatctacatcttgggtggcctgagggcgagtaaattctcagtaaattttcatttttgtgtgaactattcctttaactttgTTTTGTAGTTCACTGAATAGCTACAAGCGTTTGTTATCAAACCTAAAGCTCACCCTTCACGCTCATCCAGGTCCTTTTGGTGTCTGGTTTGGGCACGTCAAACCTGACGTATATTCCGTCTCCATGGGAACCGTGACCCAGATTAACTGCCTCAGCTTCGTCAACTGTGCTTGACACCACTCCATCCTAATTTGTGGAACTGCCGTGAGTCAATGTCAGTTTTATCTTTGAGCAAATCATCCTATCTTAAAATCTGGTAGGGCTGTCTACTGCTTACAACAAATTTGGgcaaaattaatcattttatattgAGATGGAACCATTTTCtacgaaaatgttttaaatgataaaaaatatatttaaaataaacattttccttGGCTagtcttgttaaaaaaaacactttggcaTATTTCTAAAAAGAttacttattatggaaataaaattCTTAAATGACTTCAAATGTGCTTTTGCAGTTCAGCAGATTTGGTCAGCACATTAAAagaagtgtacttctttaaagcatgacaaatttGATTAGAAatcatgttttaaattataactttaaagtaaaacttttaatttgacattattacaaagtgcactttttaaaaagtgtactttTGTGTGTTAAGAAACATACTCAATaaagtgtactgttttttttattaataatatattttctccaAGTACAGTATTtttgaaatatacttttaagatttcaagtacactacaagtgcatcTTTGAGCATAcatgtacttctttttcacaagtctATGTCTATGACCTTGGATAAAGTGATTTTGCTATGGTTTGTCACAGTGCATTGTAAGATTGCCTTGTGTCAGAAGTGTGTATACATCCAGAAAGATTTTAGCTAGGGAGCTTTGAATAACTTATTACACCCATTTTGTTGCCATGTAAAACAGATGTATTTTCCtggaatgtaataaaataaatagttagcCACAAACCCACAGAAACCTTTCAAAACCTGTCAATAACATATGGATAAAAAACCCACACTCAAAACAATCCCAAAAGTCAAGTGCAAACCATTATTTCTATGTGTGAAATTACCTCTTCCTCTGCGCTGCTGTCATAATGTATCTGATAGCCACTGTGGTTTTTTGTcgtaaaattattaatttgtccTTTGAGCCAGCTGTGGCGAGCTCTATCGGTGTGATAACGGACAAAGTGTGTCCGTCGGACCACCACGTGTAACAGAAAACAGAGCGTCTCTATTGAGACAGAGAACAGGAAGAAGATGATGGTGTTTTTCTTCTCGTCTTCCACCAGCAGCTTTGTGAAAATCCGACTCAGAGAGACAATAACTCCTGCAGTGCCTGAAACAACCATAATTGACAaagagaaaattatatatatatatatattatatagtgctATACAAACCAACATTTCATTAAATCATGGAAATTGGGTGAATTCatattttgcaacaaaaaaaaattacaaatctctAATTCATATTAccgtaatgcaaaaataaataaataaatctcattaCTGCAATGTGAATCTATatctaaatgttatatatatatatatatatatatatatatataatttttttttttttttttttttttttttaagaatctgtATTTGCTGTACTGCCTTTAAAGGAGACATTGGATGcataattcacttttacatgttgtttgattATATTGTCTTAGCAGTGTGTGGACACAACCACCCTAAAATTATAAAATTCCATTAACTCTTTTTAATCTCCAGAAAACTTAAACAGTCTCAGTTTTCAAGCCGTTTGATTCTCTGAGCAATATGACAACATATTGCTCAAGCCCTGCCCATGAATAGTGAACTGTCCCATATAAGCATATTTCCACCCTCAGCCAGTTGTACACTGTCCATTTTATCTGTGCTTGAGCAGCTGATAACATCTCATAAGCAATGTAGATGTTTTGTAGTTGGATGTAAAAATTAACATAAGAGTCTTCATTCTCTCCTGACACAAGAGCCACTGAGGACGCAGTGgaatagttttgtttttgatggtaatGTGCCACCAAATGCACCTATATTCGTTTATGTCTGCATAAATCATTTTACTCCAGACTGCTTTCTAAACAAGGGACAATTCAAGGAAGGTCCTGCTAAAAACATTAAACTCAAGGATGGATCAGTTCCCACTGTTTGTGATCCAGCTGCacctttttacaaaataaaatttaaaacagGTATGTTGTAGGATTTTGATGTGGAAATCATTTTTCCCCTGGAGGAAGCATTATGGTATTTTGGTCAGAAGtgacggtttaaagttaaaacaccttgatggattcttacaaaaacacagctttttgctttacAAGATATTAACTGagggactggagtcgtgtggattaactgtggattattttgatgtttttatcacctgtttggaccctttttctgatggcacccattcactgcagtgcatcTGCTGGTGAGCAATTGATGTTATATACATTTGTTcggttctgatgaagaaataaacgtATCTACATCTTAAATCTTCATTTTTGGTTGGGCTATTCCTTTAAAGAGCAGTTCATATGGGTTTtcggaaaaaaaatttttttttgcaatttgtaACGTAGCTATCCTTCGATTAAAACAGCCTGCAAAGTGGTTAATCAAAAAGTGCaagataaataaagatattgtctctcaaaagaaagagtcaactCTGAACCACCTTAACGAAtcgttacatttttttaagtcttCTGCCTGTTACCTATATATGTAACaaggtaacacatttgcataatcccCGCCTGCCCACGAAATACAAATGGAAATACTCAGGCTCAAATTGATAAGGTAATATCGATGTCATTTTTGTAAGCTTAtagcatttttgtttaaaaattaacatccgagggaaaaaaattattatggtaATGGCCGTTTTGTTTCTGACACGTATTATATACAGAAAGACCAATCATAACACATAACAGACTTGGcaagctgaccaatcagagcagagtaggttTATGGAAGGGGTGGAGTTTACAGGCCTTAAGCTCAGAACTGCTTCAAACAAATCGTTTTGAAATCATTGAAATATtattctgaaattaaattaatattctgagaaaatgacaatgttttctgaccttagatgcatttaaatctgttgtaggCGAGTCcacacaatattaggacactttatACCATATGACCTGTtctttaatacttttatacaaaatactttttttttactttattatttaaattactgaGAGTCTTCATCCattcaaaaaaaacaaattgcattACGGTAATGAGAATGGGAGCAAAATAATGTGaagtaaatattaaattcatTCTAATGAATAAATGAGTCATGTGGTGATGGAAGTTTGGCTCACTCTCTCCAGTCATCACGCCCTGTGTGTACCTCTTGGGCAGCATCCCAGTGTAACCATAGAAACTGGATTGCTGCACTGTAAAGGTCAAAAGTATAATGTTTACAGATCACAAAAGCACAATGTAGGCCAGTCGCAAGAGCATGCTTGCTTGTATATATTTACCTGTGCATCCAAATGCAACAATGGCAATTGCAGCTAGAGTAAGAGCATAGGACTGCTGAGTGTCAAACAGCTCCAACCAGACGTCAAATACACTCACAAACACCAAAGGTCCCAATGCAAATAGATATCCTATTTATGCAACACAGGATAATTAGTGATACTGGAATCAAAAAATAAGTGTGCGTGCATGTAAAAATGTTGCAGAGGAGCTGGTGAGCTTGTTTTAGACTTTACATAATTTTCTTTTGAGGTGGTTTTTGCATGTTCTCACCCACACAGATGCGAGTGTTTAAGCTCAGTCTCTCCACAAGAGCGTTGTTCACAATGACAGCACTGAGAGCCACCATAATATACGTCAAACTCATGTCGAACACAATAGAGGTGCCTGATAATAGAAGATAAGTATTTTGACTGTGCAATACATAGCTGTCATTGATGTGTAACAGGTTGGTCGTATCTCACCTTTGAATTTGTGGTGGAGGTAGTCCACATCGGTGATGAAACTATTGTATGGCAGTAGAAAGCCAACACCAGCCAACAGCATGGCAAAGTAAATGCCATGGTAGCGATCATCAGGAATGGATTCCTCTGAGTCTGAAAAGAAGACACAAGCTTAAATGAATAGCAACCAGAATGACAGAGGAACTTGATAAACTTGAGCCctgttttaatgaataaaaaacaactcAATGCTTTTGTGTTGTGTATGATGGTATCTTGAACTAATGCTGGGTTTTTAGAAAGTTGCATGGGGTTTGTGACTTGACAAAAAGCttataattaatttacaaaacaattaataaaaaaatatctacttaaaaaaataaaaataaatgttaataaatacaattataaataaatacaaaatagagTTGTGAATGTACTTTTGGTTATATTATTGAAATATACTACTTAAAATCTCAGGGGGATTTTCGAGtacatattcatattcaaaaagtttgggaatcttttcaataataataatgcatgcaTTATTTTGGAAATTCTTGCATGGTATCCACATATGATATAACCTTAATGTATGCACCAAATACATTGATATATACAAAAgagatatatatgtgtatgtgcaatttaatgtattttttgtatgtgCAATTTTTATAGACCTGATTAGTATATTCGGTTATTGTTTAATATTAGCTGTTGTACATAACTCACCATGAAAACTGTGAGATTTTATCCGACCCCTATTCTCCTCCTCTGGCAGCTGACTGAAGCTGAAATTCGTGATCACAGCCTTCTCTCTACCCTGCCGATTTCTGCTCCACTCCTCAGAGTACATGCCTgggaaaaaaatgtcagaattcatatattggggaaaaaaaacttgtgtgtgtgtgaattcatATTATGATATCTTGCACCAGTATCCACATAATTTTTTATAGACCTATActctattattttgttttatgcaaCCAAGCATTGCAGTGGTTTCTTATTTGTTCCTACACCCGTTTTCATTCGAAGCATTTGGGCATGAATGTGTTTCTCTCCTACCAGTTGACTTTGTACAACCGCGCGCGGTTTAAATTTTACGGCATGTTATGAAACACAGTTAGACAATCAATTGGACTAGGTGATAAACGCGAGATTAACAATGACACGGCGAGGTCACCTGACCGTTCCACCAAAGCTATTTTTAGAAATATGGAGACTCAATGTCATAGTGTATTTTTCTACAGCGTGGAAAAAAAGAGATATTATATCACAATTGCTGTTGGAACGACGgatcatttgtctttttgacaTGCTTCTTTATATATGCGCAACTTAATGCAATCGATACGTACAGTATGATAATAACTGAACATCTATCAGAGCTGTCGCTAGATCTCGTGAATGGATAACAGGTCTCTTACCTGATGTTCTAATGTCATTCACTTCCTCAAGcgaataatctttaattaaaatcCAGTGTCTCGTTTCCAAGCGGTGTTATTTGAGGATGCTCGTTTTCTGCTCCCTCATTCTCTCTCGAGGCTCCCCGCCCTCCTGAGCAAGTCACGGAATCATCACGCGCTTGACAATTGAtcaccggggctagttgtcacactttctATAGAGGGGGTTCATATCTGTATAAACACATAGAACCTTAAATCAGTgtctataaaaaattaaataaataataaaataaaaaaataaaaacacttgaaaaTTTCCACCGTTACTGTCCAGgaataaaaaattaagaatgaataacatttattttaaataaatacaatttattttctacactcttaaaaatgtgCTACTTTTTGATGCTGTGAGGGAcctctataaaatatattatgaataaagTCATAGGCTAATtgtggaaatattaatattgtatataaattaaaaaaatgtcttggAAAATAATTAGTTTCTataatattatttagttttttaccaAAACTAACTTTAGcagtgtatttgttttgtttgtttgtttaaatcttaatatatatatatatatatatatatatatatatatatatatatatatatatatatatatatatattaagatttaagattaagattatatatatatataaattgaatattttcttattgtaatgttttatcaattttaatccaatttaatcttattattattattattattattattattaaaatttttacacTG contains the following coding sequences:
- the slc29a4b gene encoding equilibrative nucleoside transporter 4 is translated as MYSEEWSRNRQGREKAVITNFSFSQLPEEENRGRIKSHSFHDSEESIPDDRYHGIYFAMLLAGVGFLLPYNSFITDVDYLHHKFKGTSIVFDMSLTYIMVALSAVIVNNALVERLSLNTRICVGYLFALGPLVFVSVFDVWLELFDTQQSYALTLAAIAIVAFGCTVQQSSFYGYTGMLPKRYTQGVMTGESTAGVIVSLSRIFTKLLVEDEKKNTIIFFLFSVSIETLCFLLHVVVRRTHFVRYHTDRARHSWLKGQINNFTTKNHSGYQIHYDSSAEEEDGVVSSTVDEAEAVNLGHGSHGDGIYVRFDVPKPDTKRTWMSVKELLDQRCAVARMIWPYMLSILVTYFITLCLFPGLESELRNDTLGEWLPILTMALFNMADFVGKILAACPYEWGGVQLLVCSCFRVLFLPLFVMCVSPVQHPLLAHPAWPCCLSLMLGISNGYLGSVPMIQAAGKVPLQQREVAGNTMTVSYMAGLMLGSAVSYSTYSLTSQAHSTHTLKLNSTLTLQSYMPGH